In a single window of the Pseudogemmatithrix spongiicola genome:
- a CDS encoding serine/threonine-protein kinase — MSDSRLSQSDAELQSHVMRVLESQYEVEKEIGRGGMGIVYGGRDKRLKRPVAIKLLPPELAFRSEIRSRFLREAEMAAQLSHPHIVPIYSVDEREGLVYFVMALVEGENLGTRIANRGPVTPEEARRILREVGDALAYAHSQNTVHRDIKPDNILIDRATGRTMVTDFGIARAVSEGGDSKLTATGIAIGTPAYMSPEQSAGDRDIDGRTDLYALGIVAYQMLCGDLPFNATSAPALLVKHLSEKPVPIDQRAMVPPDLARAVMLCLEKNPDDRFPDARAFVQALETGNVPQLPQRMGNAYPQAQPTWTPPANFDPDAPTPEELVRWEHRTVVAFRKAIAPFLFVTGALFFVNFLGGPNFLFVSAFWGINIAYKYARLWSDGFDWRDVFRQPRDKMIVDVAADTVDSAKAIWDREKRMEIREKARRRRLSVESASPAGGLPGITSADAAALGSGPHAATARQALLDREEVLRLVDSLPSADKARIPDVVPTARSLSESVMGLATALTTVERELGDATVAAMDKEISMLESQANPLDVQASEARVRRLALLKRSRRGAAELEARRAELAAKLENVALTLQNLKFDVLRLKTGNQSWQQLTTVAERAAALAREVDASVYAGDQLARIDRGRTRG, encoded by the coding sequence TTGAGCGACTCGCGCCTCAGCCAATCCGACGCGGAACTGCAATCGCATGTGATGCGAGTGCTGGAATCGCAGTACGAGGTCGAGAAGGAAATCGGCCGCGGCGGCATGGGCATCGTGTATGGCGGGCGGGACAAGCGCCTGAAGCGACCGGTCGCCATCAAGCTGCTGCCGCCCGAGCTCGCATTCCGTTCGGAGATCCGTTCGCGCTTCCTGCGCGAGGCGGAGATGGCCGCGCAGCTCTCGCACCCGCACATCGTCCCGATCTACAGCGTCGACGAGCGCGAAGGCCTGGTGTACTTCGTGATGGCGCTGGTGGAGGGCGAGAACCTCGGGACGCGCATCGCGAACCGCGGACCGGTAACGCCCGAGGAGGCGCGGCGCATCCTGCGCGAGGTCGGTGATGCGCTGGCCTACGCGCACTCGCAGAACACGGTGCACCGCGACATCAAGCCGGACAACATCCTCATCGACCGCGCCACCGGGCGCACGATGGTGACGGACTTCGGCATCGCGCGCGCGGTCAGCGAGGGCGGCGACAGCAAGCTGACGGCGACGGGCATCGCCATCGGCACGCCGGCGTACATGAGCCCCGAGCAGTCGGCGGGCGACCGCGACATCGACGGGCGCACGGATCTCTACGCGCTGGGCATCGTCGCCTACCAGATGCTGTGCGGCGACCTGCCGTTCAACGCGACAAGCGCACCGGCGCTGCTGGTAAAGCACCTGAGCGAGAAGCCGGTGCCCATCGACCAGCGCGCGATGGTGCCGCCGGACCTGGCGCGCGCGGTGATGCTCTGCCTCGAGAAGAATCCCGACGACCGTTTCCCCGACGCCCGCGCGTTCGTGCAGGCGCTGGAGACGGGCAACGTGCCGCAGCTGCCGCAGCGCATGGGCAACGCCTATCCGCAGGCGCAGCCGACGTGGACGCCGCCGGCGAACTTCGATCCCGATGCGCCGACGCCCGAGGAACTCGTGCGCTGGGAGCACCGCACGGTCGTCGCGTTCCGCAAGGCGATCGCCCCGTTCCTGTTCGTCACCGGCGCGCTGTTCTTCGTGAACTTCCTCGGCGGGCCGAACTTCCTGTTCGTCTCGGCGTTCTGGGGCATCAACATCGCGTACAAGTACGCGCGACTCTGGAGCGACGGCTTCGACTGGCGCGATGTGTTCCGCCAGCCACGCGACAAGATGATCGTCGACGTCGCCGCCGATACGGTGGACAGCGCGAAGGCGATCTGGGACCGCGAGAAGCGGATGGAGATCCGCGAGAAGGCGCGGCGTCGCCGGCTGAGCGTGGAGTCGGCGTCGCCGGCGGGCGGGCTGCCGGGCATCACGTCGGCGGACGCGGCGGCGTTGGGTTCGGGTCCGCACGCGGCGACGGCGCGGCAGGCCTTGCTCGATCGCGAGGAAGTGCTGCGCTTGGTGGACTCGCTGCCGAGTGCGGACAAGGCGCGCATCCCGGACGTCGTGCCGACGGCGCGCAGCCTCTCCGAGTCCGTGATGGGCCTGGCGACGGCGCTGACGACCGTCGAGCGCGAGCTCGGCGACGCGACCGTGGCGGCGATGGACAAGGAAATCTCGATGCTGGAGTCGCAGGCGAATCCGCTCGACGTGCAGGCGTCGGAGGCGCGCGTGCGGCGACTGGCGTTGCTCAAGCGCTCGCGGCGCGGCGCGGCGGAGCTGGAGGCGCGGCGCGCCGAGCTCGCGGCGAAGCTCGAGAACGTGGCGCTCACGCTGCAGAACCTGAAGTTCGATGTGCTGCGCCTGAAGACGGGCAACCAGAGCTGGCAGCAGTTGACCACGGTTGCGGAGCGGGCGGCTGCGCTCGCGCGTGAGGTGGACGCGTCGGTGTATGCGGGCGACCAGCTCGCGCGCATCGATCGCGGCAGGACCCGTGGCTGA
- a CDS encoding 6-phosphofructokinase encodes MRIAISTGGGDAPGLNAVIRAATLSALERGWSVMGIKRGYAGLLGEDEVIPLTRESVRGIGHLGGTILRTTNRGNPFSFPVQQADGSWREIDRSDEILENARNLGIEALISIGGDGSLAIAQRLVDKGMRIVGVPKTIDNDVAGTVTTFGFDTAVATAIEAIDKLQTTAESHDRVLVLEVMGREAGFIALHSGVAGSADVVLIPEIAWKLEHVCEAVMERDRRGRKFAIVVVAEGAKDEGGHVSLIGDSLPGQAPRIGGVAHNLAKAIQAKTGKECRAMVLGHLQRGGMPTGYDRLLATRFGGAAAQAVADGKWGHMVALQTPHIVTVPIREAIREPRRVDPSHDIVQTARRTGISFGDR; translated from the coding sequence ATGCGCATCGCAATCTCCACCGGCGGCGGCGACGCCCCCGGACTCAATGCCGTCATCCGCGCGGCCACGCTCTCGGCGCTCGAGCGCGGCTGGAGCGTCATGGGCATCAAACGCGGCTACGCCGGCCTGCTCGGCGAGGACGAGGTCATCCCGCTCACGCGCGAGTCGGTGCGCGGCATCGGCCACCTCGGCGGCACGATCCTGCGGACCACGAATCGCGGCAATCCCTTCAGCTTCCCCGTGCAGCAGGCGGATGGGTCGTGGCGGGAGATCGACCGTTCCGACGAGATCCTCGAGAACGCGCGCAACCTCGGCATCGAAGCGCTGATCTCGATCGGCGGCGACGGCTCGCTGGCCATCGCGCAGCGGCTGGTCGACAAGGGCATGCGCATCGTCGGCGTACCGAAGACGATCGACAACGATGTCGCGGGTACGGTGACGACCTTCGGCTTCGACACGGCGGTGGCGACGGCGATCGAGGCGATCGACAAGCTGCAGACGACGGCGGAGTCGCATGACCGCGTGCTGGTGCTCGAGGTGATGGGGCGCGAGGCGGGGTTCATCGCGCTGCATTCCGGTGTGGCGGGATCGGCGGACGTGGTGCTGATCCCCGAGATCGCGTGGAAGCTCGAACACGTGTGCGAGGCGGTGATGGAGCGCGACCGTCGCGGGCGGAAGTTCGCGATCGTCGTGGTCGCCGAGGGGGCGAAGGACGAGGGTGGGCATGTGTCGCTGATCGGCGACTCGCTGCCGGGACAGGCGCCGCGCATCGGCGGAGTCGCGCACAATCTCGCGAAGGCGATCCAGGCGAAGACGGGCAAGGAGTGCCGCGCGATGGTGCTGGGGCACCTGCAGCGCGGCGGGATGCCGACGGGGTATGACCGGTTGCTGGCGACGCGGTTTGGCGGCGCGGCGGCGCAGGCGGTGGCGGACGGGAAGTGGGGCCACATGGTGGCCCTGCAGACGCCGCATATCGTGACGGTGCCGATCCGCGAGGCAATCCGGGAGCCGCGGCGCGTGGATCCGTCGCATGACATCGTGCAAACGGCGCGGCGGACCGGCATCAGCTTCGGCGACCGCTGA
- a CDS encoding DEAD/DEAH box helicase: protein MSTRPALEGDARTLAEQEAATSDITFADLGLSERMLASLKRAGYLRPTPIQQQAVPLALKGRDLMGLAQTGTGKTAAFTIPIIERLMGGPQRTRALVLTPTRELCQQVEASVRKYGEGTGLEVISVYGGVGYDQQTEALRNGVDIVVATPGRLIDHLEKQNVVFDDLEVLVLDEADRMLDMGFAPQINRIVAQIHAYRQTLLFSATMPPEVEALARKYLRKPTVVQVGRRSQAANTVRHFVYPVPGHRKTALLTHLLKELGDDDSILVFTRTKHGADRVVRHLEEHHVKADALHADKSQSQREQALARFKDGKTRVLVATDIAQRGLDISGITHVINYDVPQQAEDYVHRIGRTGRAAKEGDAFTFMSTEEIGMVRTIERVIGQEIPRISVQGFDFGT, encoded by the coding sequence GTGTCCACGCGTCCCGCGCTGGAGGGGGATGCCCGCACGCTCGCCGAGCAGGAAGCGGCGACCTCCGACATCACGTTCGCCGACCTTGGGCTCAGCGAGCGGATGCTCGCGTCGCTCAAGCGCGCGGGGTACCTGCGGCCGACGCCGATCCAGCAGCAGGCGGTGCCGCTCGCGCTCAAGGGGCGCGACCTCATGGGGCTCGCGCAGACGGGCACGGGCAAGACCGCGGCGTTCACGATCCCGATCATCGAGCGGCTGATGGGCGGGCCGCAGCGGACGCGCGCGCTGGTGCTGACGCCGACGCGCGAGCTCTGCCAGCAGGTCGAGGCCAGCGTGCGCAAGTACGGCGAGGGCACGGGGCTCGAGGTCATCTCCGTGTACGGCGGCGTGGGCTACGACCAACAGACCGAGGCGCTGCGCAACGGGGTGGATATCGTCGTCGCGACGCCGGGGCGCTTGATCGACCATCTCGAGAAGCAGAACGTCGTGTTCGACGACCTCGAAGTCTTGGTGCTCGACGAAGCCGACCGCATGCTCGACATGGGCTTCGCGCCGCAGATCAACCGCATCGTCGCGCAGATCCACGCGTATCGGCAGACCCTGCTGTTCTCCGCCACGATGCCGCCCGAGGTCGAAGCGCTGGCGCGGAAGTACCTGCGGAAGCCGACGGTGGTGCAGGTCGGCCGCCGCTCGCAGGCGGCGAATACGGTGCGGCACTTCGTCTACCCCGTGCCCGGCCACCGCAAGACGGCGCTGCTCACGCACCTGCTCAAGGAGCTGGGCGACGACGACTCGATCTTGGTCTTCACGCGGACGAAGCACGGCGCCGACCGCGTGGTGCGGCACCTCGAGGAGCATCACGTGAAGGCCGATGCGCTGCACGCGGACAAGAGCCAGAGCCAACGCGAGCAGGCGCTGGCGCGGTTCAAGGACGGCAAGACGCGCGTCCTGGTCGCCACCGACATCGCGCAGCGCGGCCTCGACATCTCCGGCATCACGCACGTGATCAACTACGACGTGCCGCAGCAGGCCGAGGATTACGTGCACCGCATCGGGCGCACGGGCCGCGCGGCGAAGGAAGGTGACGCCTTCACGTTCATGAGCACCGAGGAGATCGGGATGGTGCGGACGATCGAACGCGTGATCGGGCAGGAGATCCCGCGGATTTCGGTGCAAGGCTTCGATTTTGGCACTTAA
- a CDS encoding SelT/SelW/SelH family protein translates to MPVRWIDIALCVGCNYQPRAAALAATLREAYPQATVTLTPTGGGRFELSVDGRLLFSKHELGRHLQPGEALTLLQRLTPD, encoded by the coding sequence TTGCCCGTCCGCTGGATCGACATCGCCCTCTGCGTGGGCTGCAACTACCAGCCCCGGGCCGCGGCGTTGGCGGCGACGCTGCGCGAGGCGTATCCTCAGGCGACCGTGACGCTCACGCCGACGGGCGGTGGGAGGTTCGAGCTCAGCGTGGACGGTCGGCTGCTGTTCTCCAAGCACGAACTCGGGCGGCACCTGCAGCCCGGGGAAGCGCTCACTCTCCTCCAACGGCTCACTCCCGACTGA
- a CDS encoding alpha/beta fold hydrolase: MNTRLPPAEWFPAGVDGIVARTVTLASGPRVRVLEAGPANGPPVLLVHGWAVSAYLWRHNILPLANAGYRVLAPDLPGHGLSDAPSAPGSYSLDAFARYVLETLDACGVARAAVAGQSMGGKVVVHAALQAPARVSQLMLYGAVGFGLIPPWQALSPLLPTLPGEWIAKLIPREAIAFVQHRVYGKLGFFTERDVDEYWAPTQFPAVVRAQFQMLQEFQWGLWDEATVRRLRVPTHVIFGTRDRTVRPRNAESLARMLPDGRLTWIPDGGHVVMEEVPGQVNAQMLEDLTRFPTR, from the coding sequence GTGAATACGCGTCTGCCTCCCGCCGAGTGGTTTCCGGCCGGCGTCGACGGCATCGTCGCGCGCACTGTGACGCTCGCCAGCGGGCCGCGGGTGCGCGTCTTGGAGGCGGGGCCTGCCAATGGACCGCCCGTGCTGCTCGTGCATGGGTGGGCGGTAAGCGCGTACCTGTGGCGCCACAACATCCTGCCGCTGGCCAACGCGGGATACCGCGTGCTGGCCCCGGACTTGCCCGGCCACGGACTCAGCGATGCGCCAAGCGCGCCCGGCAGCTACTCGCTCGATGCCTTCGCGCGCTATGTGCTGGAGACGCTCGATGCCTGCGGCGTCGCGCGCGCGGCGGTGGCGGGGCAGAGCATGGGCGGCAAGGTCGTGGTGCACGCGGCGCTGCAGGCGCCGGCGCGGGTGTCGCAGTTGATGCTCTACGGTGCGGTGGGCTTCGGGCTGATTCCCCCCTGGCAGGCGCTCTCGCCGTTGCTGCCGACGCTGCCGGGCGAATGGATCGCCAAGCTGATTCCGCGCGAGGCGATCGCGTTCGTGCAGCACCGCGTCTACGGCAAGCTCGGCTTCTTCACGGAGCGCGATGTGGATGAGTACTGGGCGCCGACGCAGTTCCCCGCGGTGGTGCGCGCGCAGTTCCAGATGCTGCAAGAGTTCCAGTGGGGGCTGTGGGACGAGGCGACGGTGCGGCGGCTGCGGGTGCCGACGCATGTGATCTTCGGGACGCGCGACCGGACGGTGCGGCCGCGCAATGCGGAGTCGCTGGCGCGCATGCTACCGGATGGGCGGCTGACGTGGATTCCCGATGGCGGGCATGTGGTGATGGAGGAAGTGCCGGGGCAAGTGAATGCCCAGATGCTTGAGGACCTGACTAGGTTTCCGACACGATGA
- a CDS encoding protein kinase domain-containing protein — translation MADDALLQRLAAAVDGHYAIEAEVGRGGMAVVYRATDVRLRRKVALKVLPPELAFREEVKRRFLREAEMAAGLSHPHIVPIYAVDERDGLVWMAMGLVDGESLAERLHREPRPPVDVVRRVLREVCDALDYAHRERVVHRDIKPDNILLERGTGRALVTDFGIARAAEGDQRLTATGIAVGTPAYMSPEQAMGEREVDGRADLYALGIVGYQMLAGELPFQASNTPTMLMKHLSERPRPLRDVRADLPENLVYAIDRALEKARDSRWASAAEFRAALAEDAESPSMKRRSAATARPSAAVPRPSSGGMPAIPAAPPPPSPSTDPLDDLHARTPVPGPDFPKLPRDWMQDAAARTEGREALKQWREEARRWRDQVRNQPRAQREELRVAAQRMGEFVLQQKTPEERIAGVRRRIGAGVVTIGMLAVINAVTSPSFPWVIFPAIGIGYGIVRRLTDLWADGIPVRDVFRKPAPRTSGDEAPLRRLEPKLPAPPAATAAQAVLEAVPKDVLAGQFGPALRDAYESRAKIRSMLARLPEHERAMLPEIEPTVEALVERVRTLAIALHALDADASPDALVRLETRVAQAEAMPDGPERTRRLELLERQRTTLTDLAERRGSLKAQLEQAVLVLETMKLDLTRLRSSGVASRVADEGPRTQEINALVRDVERVAEAVDESRLERGPGE, via the coding sequence GTGGCTGACGACGCGCTGCTGCAGCGACTCGCGGCCGCCGTCGACGGCCACTACGCAATCGAGGCGGAAGTCGGACGCGGCGGCATGGCGGTGGTGTACCGCGCCACCGACGTGCGCCTGCGCCGGAAGGTCGCGCTCAAGGTGCTGCCGCCGGAGCTGGCGTTCCGCGAGGAAGTGAAGCGGCGCTTCCTGCGGGAGGCCGAGATGGCGGCGGGGCTCTCGCATCCGCACATCGTGCCCATCTACGCCGTGGACGAGCGGGACGGACTCGTCTGGATGGCGATGGGTCTCGTGGACGGCGAGTCGCTCGCGGAACGCCTGCACCGCGAGCCGCGCCCGCCTGTCGACGTCGTGCGACGGGTGTTGCGCGAGGTCTGCGACGCCCTCGACTATGCGCATCGCGAGCGCGTGGTGCATCGCGACATCAAGCCGGACAACATCCTGCTCGAGCGCGGCACCGGTCGCGCGCTGGTCACGGACTTCGGCATCGCGCGTGCGGCGGAAGGCGATCAGCGCCTGACGGCGACGGGCATCGCGGTCGGGACGCCGGCGTACATGAGCCCCGAGCAGGCGATGGGCGAGCGCGAGGTGGACGGCCGCGCCGACCTCTACGCGCTGGGCATCGTCGGCTACCAGATGCTGGCGGGCGAGCTGCCGTTCCAGGCGAGCAATACGCCGACGATGCTCATGAAGCACCTGAGCGAACGTCCGCGCCCGCTGCGCGACGTGCGCGCCGACCTGCCGGAGAACCTCGTGTACGCGATCGACCGCGCCCTCGAGAAGGCGCGCGACTCGCGCTGGGCGAGTGCGGCGGAGTTCCGCGCGGCGCTGGCCGAAGATGCCGAGTCGCCATCGATGAAGCGCCGGTCGGCGGCCACGGCACGTCCCTCGGCCGCGGTGCCGCGTCCGTCGAGCGGCGGCATGCCGGCGATCCCGGCAGCTCCGCCCCCCCCGAGCCCGTCGACCGATCCGCTCGATGACCTGCATGCGCGGACGCCGGTGCCGGGTCCTGACTTCCCGAAGTTGCCGCGCGACTGGATGCAGGACGCTGCGGCGCGCACGGAGGGACGCGAGGCGCTCAAGCAGTGGCGCGAGGAGGCGCGGCGCTGGCGCGACCAGGTGCGCAACCAGCCGCGGGCGCAGCGCGAGGAGCTGCGCGTCGCCGCGCAGCGCATGGGGGAGTTCGTGCTGCAGCAGAAGACGCCGGAGGAGCGCATTGCCGGCGTGCGGCGGCGCATCGGCGCCGGCGTGGTGACGATCGGCATGTTGGCCGTGATCAATGCCGTCACGTCGCCGTCCTTTCCGTGGGTGATCTTCCCGGCGATCGGCATCGGCTACGGCATCGTGCGGCGCCTGACCGACCTGTGGGCCGATGGCATCCCGGTGCGCGATGTCTTCCGCAAGCCGGCGCCGCGCACGTCGGGTGACGAAGCGCCGCTGCGCCGTCTCGAACCGAAGCTGCCGGCGCCGCCCGCGGCCACGGCCGCGCAGGCGGTGCTCGAGGCGGTGCCGAAGGACGTGCTCGCGGGACAGTTCGGTCCGGCGCTGCGCGATGCCTACGAGTCGCGCGCGAAGATCCGCTCGATGCTCGCGCGGCTGCCGGAGCACGAGCGTGCGATGCTGCCGGAAATCGAGCCCACCGTCGAGGCGCTGGTGGAGCGCGTGCGCACGCTGGCCATCGCGCTGCACGCGCTCGACGCCGATGCGTCGCCGGACGCGCTGGTGCGCCTGGAGACGCGCGTGGCGCAGGCCGAGGCGATGCCCGACGGACCGGAGCGCACGCGGCGCCTCGAGCTGTTGGAGCGGCAGCGCACGACGCTGACCGACCTCGCCGAGCGGCGCGGCTCGCTCAAGGCGCAGCTGGAGCAAGCGGTGCTCGTGCTCGAGACGATGAAGCTCGACCTGACGCGGCTGCGCAGTTCGGGCGTCGCCTCGCGCGTGGCCGACGAAGGGCCGCGCACGCAGGAGATCAATGCGTTGGTGCGCGACGTCGAACGCGTCGCCGAGGCGGTGGATGAGTCGCGCCTAGAGCGCGGCCCGGGCGAGTAG
- a CDS encoding pilus assembly FimT family protein, giving the protein MRRAFSLVELVVVCTFVALAAGVALPRGKYLLDGLRLRQAAHEVSGAVALTRVAAIRRGHVARLIVDRPAGTIRVESGGDTLLIRALRAMHYVQLHATRDTVTFGANGLGVGIANSTIVVRIGARAETVVVSRMGRARVSY; this is encoded by the coding sequence ATGCGCCGCGCTTTCTCCCTCGTCGAACTCGTCGTCGTCTGCACTTTCGTGGCGCTCGCCGCCGGCGTCGCCCTGCCGCGCGGCAAGTACCTGCTCGACGGCCTGCGCCTGCGCCAAGCGGCGCACGAGGTGAGCGGCGCCGTCGCCCTCACACGCGTCGCGGCGATCCGGCGCGGCCACGTCGCCCGCCTCATCGTCGACCGTCCCGCCGGCACCATCCGCGTCGAGTCGGGTGGCGACACGTTGCTCATCCGCGCGCTGCGCGCCATGCACTACGTGCAGCTCCACGCCACGCGCGACACCGTCACCTTCGGCGCCAACGGACTCGGCGTCGGCATCGCGAACTCCACCATCGTCGTGCGCATCGGCGCGCGCGCCGAGACGGTGGTGGTCAGTCGCATGGGGCGCGCCCGGGTCAGTTACTAA
- a CDS encoding alpha/beta fold hydrolase: MRGEFVDVGGSRLYYYAAGTRGAGAPVVLIHGFPMTSRLWHDFVRDFAPGHRQIIVDLPGFGRSDPPSSARAGCGAHAAAIHALLDDLGVDQAFIVGHGLGGGVAQAFAVQWPTRVAGLALVSSAGFGVKPRRLARLARALGPLARHTPPALLAGLVHGSVRRGFADPHRAHLTLDTCLRHFTTTPGRDALAAHLAVMRHCDTAAWSRRLGELAVPAAVVWGADDPFYPVALGERLHQAIAGSSFTVIPGASHFVPEDQPDALRRALDPLLARAAL, from the coding sequence ATGCGCGGAGAATTCGTGGACGTCGGGGGAAGCCGCCTCTATTACTACGCGGCGGGTACCCGCGGAGCCGGAGCGCCGGTCGTCCTGATCCACGGATTCCCGATGACGTCGCGCCTCTGGCACGACTTCGTGCGGGACTTCGCGCCAGGCCATCGGCAGATCATCGTCGATCTCCCCGGGTTCGGCCGCAGCGATCCGCCCAGCTCCGCGCGCGCCGGATGCGGCGCACACGCCGCCGCCATTCACGCCCTGCTCGACGACCTCGGCGTCGACCAAGCCTTCATCGTCGGACACGGACTCGGCGGCGGCGTGGCGCAGGCCTTTGCCGTGCAGTGGCCCACGCGCGTCGCCGGACTCGCACTCGTCAGCTCAGCCGGCTTCGGGGTGAAACCACGGCGCCTCGCCCGTCTCGCCCGTGCACTCGGCCCGCTCGCCCGGCACACGCCGCCGGCCCTGCTGGCGGGACTCGTCCATGGCTCGGTGCGTCGTGGCTTCGCCGATCCCCATCGCGCCCACCTCACGCTCGACACCTGCCTGCGCCACTTCACCACCACGCCCGGGCGCGACGCGCTCGCCGCGCATCTCGCGGTGATGCGGCATTGCGACACGGCCGCCTGGTCGCGGCGCCTCGGTGAACTCGCCGTGCCCGCCGCCGTCGTCTGGGGCGCCGACGACCCGTTCTATCCCGTGGCACTCGGCGAGCGCCTGCATCAAGCCATCGCGGGGTCCAGCTTCACGGTGATCCCCGGCGCCTCGCACTTCGTGCCCGAGGACCAACCCGACGCGCTGCGGCGCGCCCTCGATCCGCTACTCGCCCGGGCCGCGCTCTAG